The following is a genomic window from Hypomesus transpacificus isolate Combined female chromosome 14, fHypTra1, whole genome shotgun sequence.
TGatccactgctctctctctctctctctctctctctctctctctctctctctctctctctctctctctcacaaggCTCTTTGGCTTGACAGGGAACTGTGCAGCATGCAGTAAGCTGATCCCTGCCTTTGAGATGGTGATGAGAGCCAAGGAGAATGTCTACCATTTAGACTGCTTTGCCTGCCAGCTCTGCCGCCAGAGGTAAGATTAGGCAGCGCAATTAGCTGATTGAAATCGATTATTTTCACTTCTGACGTAGCAAGGAGCGACAGTATCTCTCTTTTTGCCCTGAACAAGTAACTAGGCTACATATACTTTACTTTCAACCCATGGATCGACAACGATGGCCTATGTTTTGTCTTCAGTGTTTTCAAAGAATCACAATACTCAACCTAACCAAGACTGGACATATTTGTAACTGATTCATTACATTTAGAAGCCCTTGTGTTTTCCCTTTTACAGATTTTGTGTGGGGGACAAGTTTTTCTTCAAGGACAACATGATACTTTGCCAGCTGGACTATGAAGGAGGGAATTGGAAAGGAAATGATGAGAAACAAGTTCAGTGAATGCTTCTGCTCTCTGCTGGTCAGATACCAGGCTCATCTCAGTGAACCTATGTGCAGCGTCAGTGCTAAAATGCACAGAAAAGCCACAGATATATAGCAATGTATATTGCTGTTTTCAGACTCTGGACTCTGGACATGCTCCGTGAAGTGAATTGCCTAGATGTATCATTGTGTTCAATATATATACAAATGTctgttatttttttactttagaAGTTGATGGATTGAGTATAGTTGACTCTTAACTGGATGAAATAGACTCTGAATTGATCTAACAATTTATTTTGATGATAATGAAAAGTATGTGTGAAATCTGGTGGGTGAAAAAACCCTGTAATTTGCCTACTGGCGACTGAAAGAGAGACCACTGCCTGCTGAATTACATTTACTTATTGAGTGAGAATAAAGAATATTGCACAGGAAACACTTTTTTCACATACTTTTGCAATAGTTTATTTTAACTCTGACAATATTGCATAGCAGCTGTTTTACTGAGTTGTTTGAAGAATTTGAAAAACACCCTGTACTCCACTCCTAATGTCCTAACCCTCAGCTAGCTGCAAGTTCACAGCTCATCTGGGTTTAATCTAATGGCAACCGTCACCTTGATCAGGATTTGATACATCACTTGATACCTGAGACTAGCACAAGCGTCCCAAAAACCTTAGTAAAGGGACAGAACACAGTAATGTATTTCCAATTGAGTACAAATGCATGTGAAATTGTGGTTTTCTATGAAATCCTACATAGACATTGAAAAGGAGATTTCATTAAAACCAAAGAACATAATTATTTTGCAGCGTTGTGCATTAGTGCAATGCCATCTATTGGTACTGTACTGAAATAGAAACTGCACTTCCGTTTTCAGTTTCAGTGAACAAGGAAGTGCCTACAAGGGTGACGCGCACATCATCCACCTGACATCGTTTCATATGGAATGACATTTTAGTTGTTGGTATTTTACGGCTGTCTGTCAAGGACATTTTATGCCTAAAAATGTCGATGTCAACATTTCAGAAAGTGACGCTGGTGACTTGTCTCGTTCTGTGCGTTGCTTTACTTCTTCCTAAAATGCTGTTGTCCCGTGGGAAGAAGGATGCTGCACACACTGAAGGTATTGTTTTGCCTGTCTTTCTAACTATTGCAGTTTGTTAAATAACTACCCATGGACGCTTTCATTTGTTAATGTTGTATAGGATGTTGTTATTGCACTGTGTTATTGTCTGAATTTTGGGTGATGTTACTGCTGCGcggtgtatgtttttttttatgtctagTCCCGGATTATCAGATGGACTGACAGTAGCCTATgtagtatttgtattttgctttggaagctaaatgaataaaatggaaAATGGAAATGTTCCCTCCCAGTTTTAACCATAGATTATTGCGTCGTCGTCGAGTTTATTGTCTGGTCCTTGCAGTAAACGTACATTCCTGTTGAAGGCGCTCGCATCAAAGCCTCACCATATCACATAACAGCATTTTAAATGCAACGCATGGCTTTCTGTAGTAGCCTATGATATCATAttgaatttgtatgcatttCATGAAGCCAATCAGTCATTTCAGTAATTGATTTATCCATTGTTGTGTGTATATTTTAGACAATGGGAATCAATGGAAGTAATTCATGTGTATGGCAACTACTCAGTCATTCATGTCAATCTCCTGTTAGGTAGTCCAGGACGCTTTCCACCGATGGTGCATCGGCAAATGGCTCCGGACAGCCAGGGACAGAGCACTTTGGGGTCCCAGTTCTCCAGGAGCCACAACACTGAGGCCATAGCTAGGGCTAAGGGAGGAGGCACAGGTGCAGGAACTGGAGGGAAATCCAACCTGGCTGGACAGATTATACCAATCTATGGGTTTGGTATTTTGATGTACATTCTCTACATATTATTCAAGGTGAGAATATGGATAAGGGGGATGCATGCTTGTGCAGATAGATTTAAATGTGGTTGTTGTACATGGATAAATAGTATGCATGCACTATTGAGTCATGGAATGTGCATGACTCAAAGCAaaattctctctctatctatctatctctctctctctctctctctcagattaCATCAAAGGGGAACACCAAACCAACAGAGACCAAATTTCCATCAGTTAGATCTGAAAACCTGAAGAGAAAGATCAGTGCGTATTAGTTTGTAAACTGTGTGGACTTTGtatgaattatttattttttatgatcAAAAGTTCTAATGTATATTTCGCATTGATTATCATTCTTCCCCCCTACCTTCCCCCCTTTATTTTTTTTAGCTGATTTTGAGTTGACTCAACTGCAAGAGAAactgaaagagacagaaatggTAATGGAGAAGATAGTCTCCAAGGCTAGCCACAGTCCAGAGAGGTTTGTGTCCCCCTCCAATCTCTTTGTTTACATATCCCACTGAACATATCCTACTGAACTAGAAATGTTCCATTCTTTCTGTTCTTACTATGATTACATTTCAAAACGTATTTGTCACACAAATCATTTCATCGCTGTTTCTAATTCAGAAACTGAATTGGTCGATGAGAGGTCTGTACTGTCTGGTTGTGTGCAGGGTACGGGGTGTTAGTGCAGACCAGGAGGAGACTCTGCTTCTCCAGCTGAGAGAGATCACTCGGGTCATGCAGGAGAGGCATCTGGTGGAGGGGGTTGCTCCAGAGAAGAAGGCTGAAGACTGGGAAGGTACATTGGGATGGAATTCCCAATATTTACTGGTCTTTTATTGATGGAAAAGTTATGTTTTGGATTCTGATGGGATGAAGTGAATTTGAATTTGGGGTCCAATCAAGGTTTTCCCGAGGATCCCCATCAATGTTGGGAGATGCCTTTTTGTGGATACAACACCCAACAGTACAgcccagaggaggaggcagagaggacagAACCAGGTGGGGTTGACCAGGAAGATGGTGGGACCAACCAGGAAGAAGGTGGGACCTACCAAGATGAGGCTGCACCTGACCAGGAAGAGTGTGGTGCCTGCCAGGAAGAGGTTGTGGCTCACGCGGAAGGGGGTGTATCACACCgagaggagagtggagttgACCGGGAGCAGGGTTATGTCGTAGACAATATGGGAGGGGCTTGTAAAACGGGTGTTTTGAATGATAGAGGAAAGGAAGAAGATATCGCTGGAGATGAGGAATGTTGGGGTCAGGAGGGTGTGAGTGTGATGGGTGAAGACAATGTAGATGAAGAGAAAATGGGAGGGGGCAAGGATCAAATCGGTGTGGCCACAGATGGAATTAGTTTGGATCCGGAGGAGCTGGAGTTGACGTTGGAGATGTCCAATATGCAGGAGCCggaggaaaaaaacactgtCCAACTTCCAAATGATACTTCTACTAGCATCACTCGTATTAGAAGGCGGCATAAGAAGAAAACACAATGCTCAGCTTTCGAAGGGTAACTGAACTCAAAGTGTAAGTGGGCCCAATAATCCTGAGCCGTGACACCTTTCTATCTTACCCACATCCTCACAACTATGTAGCATCAAGTTAGGTCCTTCCAATTTGTTACCAAACATAGAGATGGAAGCTATTTACCACTTCTCTTCCTCTGGTGGGACTTTAATGATTATTAGATGCTGTGGTTGCAGTTCTATCTCTGCATGGCAAAACAGTTCAAGCCCTTCATGTTCTAAGTTAATTTCACTATCTAGGATCTTCTCATCATTCCTGTCTCAAATCACCTTTAGATATGACTCAGGACGTTTGTAGCTTACATTGGAGCTTAGTATTTTTACTCACAATTGGGACTTTTTTTCCTGAAGCACAGCTACAGAAAATATCTTCTAACCCTTTTATGATTACTTGATAGCTACTCTGCACTATAATGCAATGTATTTTAAGATTCTCACTTTTATACACTTTATTTTGTATGGATAAATGTAGCTGCCCTTCATATCAATGTTAGAGAAAGTCACTAATGCGGagtataataaataaatgttctgCCCTTTTTCGAGTTGCCTAATTcttacaaatacaaacacttgTCAGAAATGTTTTTATTACTTATAGAACTGGACATTCTATCAATAGAAAACCAACATACAACATTGTTAGCCAAAAGCGTACATGTAACTTTCCTGAAGTGGCACACCTTGTTTCAATGAACTGCAGTATATGCGGTACAGCTCTGTGTTTAAGATTTGGTTTCAGACCACTACAATGTGAAAGGAATCTTGCCACTGGTCTAGAACTCCAAGTCCTCTGGCACTGCATGGTCTCACATGTCCATTGGTTCATCAGGCTTGTCTGCAGCTGGCTCATCAGCAGGCTGGGCCACCTAGAGTAAACAAGATACAAGTTAACATTGTGTCTGTTTAACATTTAGACTTCACTAAAATACTCAATTAGATATACTCTGATTGGCAATTATACATCAATCGACTTGCACGTCCTGTAAACAACATCACCAGTCATTTCATGGCTCCAGATATGTCTAACCAGAACTGTACCTTTCTCTGtggcctctcctccagcccctccaggaaGGGGGCGACTGCGTCGTCGTCATAGATGGTGAACTCCGTGTCTTTCCCCACGATGCCAATCGAGACATTCTGAAAGATGGTACAGTTGACTTAGCAAAGGGATTCCATATAAATGAAAAACGTAAGGGTTTAgaccagggttctccaatcctggtcctagAATGCtgttgtcctgcatgttttacatgtttcccttctccagcacacctgtttcaaatgaacgggttgttatcaagctctgtggaaaccgggtaatgaccattcatttgaatcaggtgtgctggagcagggaaacatctaaaacatgcaggacagtggacctcgaggaccaggattggagaaccctggtTTAGATTATTGGTGGACTACCTTGATGGTGAGATCCTGCTCTGCTGGTAGGGTCTCCCGCAGTGCACGAAGACCATGCTGGACAAGGTCATTAAGATTACCTAAAGGAGGACAATGTCAGTATATAAGTATATGTGCTTCAAGGCATCTTCAAAAGGTGTGTTTTGACAGTAAATGAGTGTGCACACAAATGTCTATGTATCAatgcaggcttgtgtgtgtgtcctcacagtCAAGGAAGGCGTCCATGTTTCTTTCCAGGTATGTGCGGGCAGACTGGGACCGGGCTCCGATGGACATGGCTTTGCAGTCAAAGTAGTTGGCTGAGGGGCAAGTCTGATAGATATGAGGGCCCATATCCTAAAAGAGAGCAAATATTGAATAAAATGGTCACAATCTTATTTAAGGCTCTGCATTTCTCCTGGCTACAATCAACTTTTCCATTTGAACTTATTTGAAAGTATTCCACTCAATCCATTTCACCTAAACTAAAACTTACGTCGTAACCAGCAATGAGCAGTCCCACACCATATGGCCTTCTGCCATATCGCTGTGTTGGGATTTGAGTTTCTAAGTGACAGGTTAAGGAAGAGTTTCGGTTGAAAAGAGAACTTTCACATGCAATTTAAAAAAGTACACCAAACATTTGAAACCCCCCAAAAGGATACTGCTGCCAATAAGCGTGACGAGCCGTGACGCAGGAAGGGGTCTGTCAAACACAAACCTGGAGTCTAGGCACTCCTGACGCATGAAGTTACTAAAGAGGACAGGAAAAGAGAGGTCGTTAATACCAGAATTTTGAAGATATTCTGGAGCCTCCATTAGCCACCATGGGCGTGTTCGTGTTCTTACCACAAGAGCCTGGCATCAGCTGTCAGTCCAGCAATCGAGATGCCAATATGGCTATCCACATGAAGAATCTTCTTCTGATGGGCAGCCAGCTCAGACTGTGCTCTCTAAAGTGGCACGCAAGACAAAAGCATGTCAGTCAAGAGAAAGCATTTTTAATTTTGGAGGGAATCATCTAGCCTACCTATGCCATTTACAGCACAAAGTATACATTCAAAATCATCATTTCTTTGACAATATACTCACACTTCTGTTCATGGAACCGATTATTGAAGTTTAGTTCTAGAACCGGTACTAATTTAGGTCTCGGTTCCCAACCCCATTTTTAGCACGTGATCAAACTGAAGTATTGTGATATTATTGTAAATCTATATAAATCTATATAACTCCAAATGTGTTATTTACACTGTTCAAAAGGTCTTACTTTTAGAGCAACTAGTACTGCAATGGTTCTTGACTTGAGTCCAACTGTGGCAGAACCTTGTTTCACCGCTTCCATTGCATATTCAATCTGGTGAATGCGGCCCTGAATCACATGCAGAAGTGTTAGATGATACTAAGGGAAAATGTCACTTCATGGTTAAAGCCAAAACAAAGCGGCATTTCCTAGTTTACCTGTGGGCTCCATACTGTGACATCGTTGTCGTACTGATTACGGAACTGCGGGAATTTAGAGAAGAAAATATGATATCAATAAAGAAGCAATTTCAACTATTTCAGCTATTTAACACAACCCACATAATTATCTTGCATTCTTCACAGTATTCCACCAACGAACACTTCAGTTCAACTGCTA
Proteins encoded in this region:
- the LOC124476851 gene encoding rhombotin-1-like, with the protein product MVLDKEDNGKPKGCAGCKKGIKDRFMLQAIGRYWHEDCLKCACCDCRLGEEGSTLYTRANLILCRRDYLRLFGLTGNCAACSKLIPAFEMVMRAKENVYHLDCFACQLCRQRFCVGDKFFFKDNMILCQLDYEGGNWKGNDEKQVQ
- the LOC124477199 gene encoding proteasome subunit alpha type-1 translates to MFRNQYDNDVTVWSPQGRIHQIEYAMEAVKQGSATVGLKSRTIAVLVALKRAQSELAAHQKKILHVDSHIGISIAGLTADARLLCNFMRQECLDSRFVFDRPLPASRLVTLIGSKTQIPTQRYGRRPYGVGLLIAGYDDMGPHIYQTCPSANYFDCKAMSIGARSQSARTYLERNMDAFLDCNLNDLVQHGLRALRETLPAEQDLTIKNVSIGIVGKDTEFTIYDDDAVAPFLEGLEERPQRKVAQPADEPAADKPDEPMDM
- the ric3b gene encoding protein RIC-3b, giving the protein MSMSTFQKVTLVTCLVLCVALLLPKMLLSRGKKDAAHTEGSPGRFPPMVHRQMAPDSQGQSTLGSQFSRSHNTEAIARAKGGGTGAGTGGKSNLAGQIIPIYGFGILMYILYILFKITSKGNTKPTETKFPSVRSENLKRKITDFELTQLQEKLKETEMVMEKIVSKASHSPERVRGVSADQEETLLLQLREITRVMQERHLVEGVAPEKKAEDWEGFPEDPHQCWEMPFCGYNTQQYSPEEEAERTEPGGVDQEDGGTNQEEGGTYQDEAAPDQEECGACQEEVVAHAEGGVSHREESGVDREQGYVVDNMGGACKTGVLNDRGKEEDIAGDEECWGQEGVSVMGEDNVDEEKMGGGKDQIGVATDGISLDPEELELTLEMSNMQEPEEKNTVQLPNDTSTSITRIRRRHKKKTQCSAFEG